The following are from one region of the Manihot esculenta cultivar AM560-2 unplaced genomic scaffold, M.esculenta_v8 Scaffold65, whole genome shotgun sequence genome:
- the LOC122723038 gene encoding uncharacterized protein LOC122723038 — MSGASYSVESDPSEGSFEENRERMDVRREIELDVQRKDIGVQVNMDEESVDDTQNKDARISSSGEVDPSILSTAAKRGKKKVRGLKGSKKREFWNKLKSGLGSSSNRDSFRCERCGRLHKGVCLAGTTACFRCGQEGHVVRECRTAPWIAQSQRTFLSRVVQQEAATSDPVVPGMFILL; from the coding sequence ATGAGTGGAGCTAGTTATTCTGTGGAATCAGACCCATCTGAAGGATCTTTTGAGGAAAACAGGGAAAGAATGGATGTAAGGAGAGAGATAGAAttagatgtgcaaagaaaggataTAGGAGTGCAAGTGAATATGGACGAAGAGTCTGTAGATGATACCCAGAATAAGGATGCCAGGATCTCtagttcaggagaagttgacCCCTCTATTTTGAGTACAGCTGCTAAAAGGGGGAAAAAGAAAGTCAGAGGccttaaagggtcaaagaagagggagttttggaataagttaaaGTCAGGGTTGGGTTCGAGTTCTAATAGGGATAGCTTTAGATGTGAGAGGTGTGGAAGgctgcataagggagtttgtcttgcagggacaacagcatgttttaggtgtggtcaggagggacatgtAGTTCGTGAGTGTCGTACTGCACCTTGGATAGCTCAGTCTCAGCGGACATTTTTAAGTAGAGTTGTTCAACAGGAGGCAGCCACATCAGACCCAGTAGTGCCAGGTATGTTCATTTTGTtatga